A window of the Eleutherodactylus coqui strain aEleCoq1 chromosome 8, aEleCoq1.hap1, whole genome shotgun sequence genome harbors these coding sequences:
- the RALB gene encoding ras-related protein Ral-B: protein MAANKNKTQSSLVLHKVIMVGSGGVGKSALTLQFMYDEFVEDYEPTKADSYRKKVVLDGEEVQIDILDTAGQEDYAAIRDNYFRSGEGFLLVFSITEQESFTATSEFREQILRVKAEEDKIPLLVVGNKSDLEDRRQVAVEIARSKAEEWGVQYVETSAKTRANVDKVFFDLMREIRAKKMSENKDKNGKKSGKSKKSFKQRCCLL from the exons atggcagccAACAAGAACAAGACCCAGAGTTCCCTGGTCCTACACAAAGTGATCATGGTCGGTAGTGGAGGAGTGGGCAAGTCTGCGCTCACCCTACAGTTCATGTATGATGAG TTTGTGGAGGATTATGAGCCCACGAAGGCCGACAGCTACAGGAAGAAGGTGGTGCTGGACGGGGAGGAGGTGCAGATAGACATTTTGGACACCGCCGGTCAGGAGGATTACGCAGCCATTCGTGACAACTACTTCCGCAGCGGAGAGGGATTCCTGCTGGTGTTCTCTATCACAGAGCAGGAGTCCTTCACAGCTACCAGCGAATTCAG GGAGCAGATCCTGCGTGTGAAGGCCGAAGAAGACAAGATCCCTCTTCTGGTCGTGGGGAACAAGTCTGACCTGGAGGACCGGAGACAAGTCGCTGTGGAGATCGCCCGGAGCAAAGCCGAGGAGTGGGGTGTGCAGTATGTGGAGACCAGCGCCAAAACCAGAGCCAACGTAGACAAG GTATTCTTTGACCTCATGCGAGAAATCCGAGCTAAGAAGATGTCTGAGAACAAGGACAAGAACgggaagaaaagtggcaaaagtAAGAAGAGCTTCAAACAACGATGCTGTCTACTGTGA